The sequence below is a genomic window from Deinococcus terrestris.
CCTTCCACGGCGGCTTCCTGTACGTGGCGAACACGGACGGCGTGGTGCGCTTCCGGTACGCGGGCGGGCAGACGAAGGCGAGCGGGGCCGCGCAGCGTGTCGTCCCCTTGCCCCCCAACGGCGGCCACTGGACCCGCACGGTGGCGTTCGGTCCCGACGGGCGGATGTACGTGTCGGTCGGTTCCAACTGCAACGTCTGCGAGGAGACCGACGACCGCCGCGCCGCCGTGTGGGTCTACGACGCCGACGGCAAGAATGGTAAGCCCTACGCGACGGGCCTGCGCAACGCGGTCGGGCTGGAATGGTTCGGCGGCACCCTCTACGCGACCAACAACGGCCGCGACATGCTGGGCGACGACCTCCCGCCCGAGGGCTTTTACAAGCTCCGGGCGGGCGGCTTCTACGGCTGGCCCTATTGCTACACGGTGAAGGCAGGCCAGGCGCAAGTCTGGGACCGGGACTTCGGGCAGCGGTCGGCGCAGACGTGTCAGTCGGCCACCCCCGCCTTCGCCCTGACGACTGCGCATTCCGCGCCGTTGGGCCTCGCCTTCTACTCCGGCACTACCTTTCCGAATCAGTACCGGGGTCAGATGTTCGCCGCCCTGCACGGCTCGTGGAACCGCACGGAAAAGAGCGGGTACAAGGTCGTCACCGTGAACCCGCAGACCGGGCAGGTGCGTGACTTCCTGACCGGCTTCCTGCGCGGCGGCGAGGTGCTGGGCCGTCCGGTGGACCCGGTGGTGGCGCGGGACGGGGCGCTGCTGGTCACCGACGACGGCGAGGGGCGGGTCTGGCGGGTTCAGTACACCGGAAAGTAAATCCAGCTTCACACGTCCTCATTTCTTGCACATCACCCGGCCGGGGGGCGGTAGGCTGAGGGGAGCCGGGCTGCGTTGCCGTCTGGTCATCCCTGTCCGTCCCTGGAGGCCCCATGACGATGAACCGTCCCCTTTCTTCCGGCGAACGCGCCCTGATCTTTTTCGGCAACCTGTGCATTACCCCCCTGCTGGGCCTGATCCTGTACCTGGTCTGGAAGGACCAGTCCCCGCTCAAGGCCCAGCAGACCTGCACCCTCACGCTGATCTCGCTGGCCGTGTGGCTCGTGCTGTACGGGGCGCTGTTCGTCCTGGGCGTGCTGGGCAGCATCGTGGGGGGCAGCTAGGCTTTTCCCGTGCTGCTGGCCTGCCACGGCATTCCCGAACGCTGCTTCCGGGTGCGCGGGCGGCCCATGCGCATCTGCGCCCGCTGCACCGGCATCTACCTGGGCTACCTGGCGCTGGTGGGCTTCGCGTGGCAGTTCTGGCAGGAGGGCACGCTGCCCCGGCCGTGGCCCATGCTGCTGCTGCACCTGCCCCTGCTGGCCGACGGCTTGACCCAGGCGGCGGGTTGGCGGCAGAGCACCAACGCCCTGCGGCTGCTCACGGGGGTGCTGGCAGGGGTGGGACAGGTCGGCTTGCTGGCCTGGGCTGCCCTGAGCAGCGGGCGGTGGTTTGCCGGGGTGGTCCTGGGGTGACGCGCTCCCTGGGCAGAAGTTGCCCCCAGCCCACCCGCTCTCCGTACACTGACTCATGACCACCACCCTTCCGGCTGCTCCCGCGCCTGCCGCCGCGCCCCCCCGCGCGACCCCGGCGCAGAACCTCGTCACGCTGGGGCTGGGGTGGTGGCTGACCACGGGCATCTTCGTGGACGGCTGGGCGCACAACCGCTACGGCGAGAGCCTGGAGACCTTTTTCACTCCCTGGCACGCGCTGTTCTACTCGGGGTTTCTGGCCGTGGCGGCCTGGGTGCTGTGGCTGGGGTACC
It includes:
- a CDS encoding PQQ-dependent sugar dehydrogenase; translation: MRNRLLMAGVLALAGLAGAQTPTLKAPDGFKVTVYADGFQQPRFMAVAPNGDVFLSDSRAGTVVVLPDRDRNGRADRQIVFASGLNRPHGLAFHGGFLYVANTDGVVRFRYAGGQTKASGAAQRVVPLPPNGGHWTRTVAFGPDGRMYVSVGSNCNVCEETDDRRAAVWVYDADGKNGKPYATGLRNAVGLEWFGGTLYATNNGRDMLGDDLPPEGFYKLRAGGFYGWPYCYTVKAGQAQVWDRDFGQRSAQTCQSATPAFALTTAHSAPLGLAFYSGTTFPNQYRGQMFAALHGSWNRTEKSGYKVVTVNPQTGQVRDFLTGFLRGGEVLGRPVDPVVARDGALLVTDDGEGRVWRVQYTGK
- a CDS encoding DUF2085 domain-containing protein; amino-acid sequence: MLLACHGIPERCFRVRGRPMRICARCTGIYLGYLALVGFAWQFWQEGTLPRPWPMLLLHLPLLADGLTQAAGWRQSTNALRLLTGVLAGVGQVGLLAWAALSSGRWFAGVVLG